A portion of the Esox lucius isolate fEsoLuc1 chromosome 20, fEsoLuc1.pri, whole genome shotgun sequence genome contains these proteins:
- the LOC105028214 gene encoding nuclear factor of activated T-cells, cytoplasmic 1 isoform X4 produces MGNPCLASQYHNMQSSPVISMSSCHQTGYGLHEDNSHHNPTQGYYVPHGMRPNGAPALESPRIEITTYHHQYPKEEVEESGSLDHTVHHKRGVNSIVTLTLPNADGYRDPSCLSPASSASSRSCNSDASSYESGFYNYDNSPQNSPWQSPCVSPKGSSSLLSCPHAPLGPPSTSPRQSPSTSPQIGSQAEEGWAGQGQHGSSRPNSPACGGGGGGGSSGAGKRKYSFNGAPYRQPSYTPNQSPTPSPRGSPRVSVTDENWQTNTNQYTNSAIVAAINALTTDGVVDMGEGIPIKARKTNLDHSPTVSLKTEPEGEEMVRGSELLQEDYISRLPFKKEGYCAGFLDVPQNPYSWSKPKPYLSSLPALDWQLPSCSGPYSLQIEVQPKSHHRAHYETEGSRGAVKAPSGGHPVVQLYGYMESEPLTLQLFIGTADDRLLRPHAFYQVHRITGKTVSTASHEALQSSTKVLEIPLLPENNMRAIIDCAGILKLRNSDIELRKGETDIGRKNTRVRMVFRVHISQPNGRTISLQASSNPIECSQRSAQELPLVEKQSLESYPATGGKKILLSGHNFLPDSKVVFVEKAQDGHHLWETEAKVEKDSFKSTGLVVEIPPYRNQRISSPVQVNFYVCNGKRKRSQYQRFTYLPPNVPVIKTEPTDDYESLGAQGLSVHSKSFYYGQPRLAPVEPAGGADSSLVRGYPPCPARHVSLCGVPASSPESSPTLHDLSPVTYPVCLSASPTHAHAGPLASAAHEAPAFLAQPSSPDRSPLVGLLHSQGGSPHHLGGPRAYQPVYPNGSPSSSSPGSNPSTPGESPFVQAPPYSPARSQARSSPRSLLPEDASPTSLAVTVKQEPQELDQMYLDDVQGSGVPAIFSHFPPMCQSTQQIRRGDCSLSARLWEMRGHRI; encoded by the exons ATGGGAAACCCCTGTCTGGCCTCCCAGTATCACAACATGCAGTCCAGCCCTGTCAtctccatgtcctcctgccACCAGACAGGCTACGGCCTCCATGAGGACAACAGTCACCACAACCCGACCCAGGGCTACTACGTTCCCCACGGCATGAGGCCCAACGGGGCCCCGGCCCTGGAGAGCCCCCGCATCGAGATAACCACCTACCACCACCAGTACCccaaggaggaggtggaggagagcgGCAGCCTGGACCACACGGTCCACCACAAGCGCGGGGTCAACTCCATCGTGACCCTGACGCTGCCGAACGCCGACGGCTACCGCGACCCCAGCTGCCTGAGCCCGGCTAGCAGCGCATCCTCCCGCAGCTGCAACTCAGACGCGTCGTCCTACGAGTCAGGCTTCTACAACTACGACAACTCGCCCCAGAACTCACCATGGCAGTCGCCCTGCGTCTCCCCAAAAGGCTCGTCCTCACTCCTCTCGTGCCCGCACGCACCCCTCGggcctccctccacctccccccgCCAGTCGCCTTCCACCTCCCCCCAGATCGGGTCCCAGGCTGAGGAGGGATGGGCGGGGCAAGGGCAGCATGGAAGTTCCAGGCCCAACTCCCCGGCTTGTGGCGGGGGAGGCGGCGGCGGCAGCAGCGGCGCTGGGAAAAGGAAGTACAGCTTCAACGGCGCTCCCTACAGGCAGCCCTCATACACGCCCAACCAgtcccccaccccctctcctcGAGGTTCGCCCAGGGTAAGCGTCACCGACGAAAACTGGCAGACCAACACCAACCAGTACACGAACTCCGCCATTGTGGCGGCCATCAACGCTCTCACCACGGATGGAGTGGTAGATATGGGCGAGGGCATCCCTATCAAGGCCCGCAAAACCAACCTAGACCACAGCCCCACCGTGAGCCTGAAGACGGAGCCCGAAGGGGAGGAAATGGTCCGTGGGAGCGAACTCCTCCAGGAGGACTACATCTCCCGCCTGCCTTTTAAGAAGGAGGGTTACTGCGCAGGCTTCCTGGATGTCCCACAGAACCCCTACTCCTGGTCCAAGCCCAAACCTTACCTCAG CTCTCTGCCCGCCCTGGACTGGCAGTTGCCCTCCTGCTCCGGCCCGTACAGTCTTCAAATCGAGGTCCAGCCCAAATCCCACCACCGGGCCCACTACGAAACGGAAGGGAGCCGAGGGGCGGTCAAAGCGCCGTCCGGAGGTCACCCCGTCGTACAG CTCTATGGCTACATGGAGAGTGAGCCGCTCACCCTGCAGCTGTTCATCGGGACCGCAGACGACCGCCTCCTGCGTCCACACGCCTTCTACCAGGTTCACCGGATTACAGGCAAGACGGTCTCCACTGCCAGCCATGAGGCCCTCCAGTCCAGCACCAAGGTTCTGGAGATCCCACTGCTGCCTGAGAACAACATGAGAGCAAT CATCGACTGCGCAGGGATTCTGAAGCTGCGCAACTCCGACATCGAGCTGCGTAAGGGAGAGACGGACATCGGGCGCAAGAACACCCGCGTGAGGATGGTGTTCCGCGTGCATATCAGCCAGCCCAATGGCAGGACCATCTCCCTTCAGGCCTCCTCCAATCCAATTGAATGCT CCCAGCGTTCAGCCCAGGAGCTGCCCCTGGTAGAGAAGCAGAGTCTGGAAAGCTACCCTGCCACTGGCGGGAAGAAAATCCTTCTGAGCGGACATAACTTCCTGCCGGACTCCAAGGTGGTGTTTGTAGAGAAGGCCCAAG ATGGACACCATTTATGGGAGACAGAAGCCAAAGTCGAGAAAGACTCCTTCAAGTCT ACCGGGTTGGTTGTGGAGATTCCCCCATACCGGAACCAGAGAATATCCAGCCCGGTGCAGGTCAACTTCTACGTCTGCAATGGCAAGAGGAAGAGGAGCCAGTACCAGCGCTTCACCTACCTACCCCCAAACG TCCCGGTAATAAAGACAGAGCCGACTGATGACTATGAGTCTCTGGGGGCTCAGGGCTTGTCTGTTCACTCCAAGTCTTTCTACTACGGACAGCCTCGGCTCGCTCCCGTCGAACCAGCGGGGGGCGCCGACAGCTCCCTGGTCAGAGGTTACCCTCCTTGCCCAGCCCGCCACGTCAGCCTCTGCGGCGTGCCCGCCTCGTCCCCCGAATCCAGCCCCACGCTGCACGACCTGTCCCCTGTGACCTACCCCGTGTGCCTGTCCGCCAGCCCCACACACGCCCACGCGGGGCCCCTCGCATCCGCCGCCCACGAGGCGCCCGCGTTTCTGGCCCAGCCGTCCTCGCCGGACCGCTCCCCCCTGGTCGGTCTGCTCCACTCCCAGGGCGGCAGCCCCCATCACCTGGGCGGGCCCCGCGCCTACCAGCCGGTCTACCCGAACGGGagcccctcttcctcctcgccCGGATCCAACCCGTCCACGCCAGGGGAGAGCCCGTTTGTTCAGGCGCCCCCCTACAGCCCAGCCCGGAGCCAAGCCAGAAGCAGCCCTCGGAGCCTTCTCCCGGAGGACGCCAGCCCCACGTCCTTGGCCGTCACTGTCAAGCAGGAGCCCCAGGAGTTGGACCAAATGTACCTGGACGACG
- the LOC105028214 gene encoding nuclear factor of activated T-cells, cytoplasmic 1 isoform X1: MQDTSCFSSPKFNFGRVLPNALGKERGLQFLTTLAAVMKSAEEEAFSYTPNVSLSLPLGMGNPCLASQYHNMQSSPVISMSSCHQTGYGLHEDNSHHNPTQGYYVPHGMRPNGAPALESPRIEITTYHHQYPKEEVEESGSLDHTVHHKRGVNSIVTLTLPNADGYRDPSCLSPASSASSRSCNSDASSYESGFYNYDNSPQNSPWQSPCVSPKGSSSLLSCPHAPLGPPSTSPRQSPSTSPQIGSQAEEGWAGQGQHGSSRPNSPACGGGGGGGSSGAGKRKYSFNGAPYRQPSYTPNQSPTPSPRGSPRVSVTDENWQTNTNQYTNSAIVAAINALTTDGVVDMGEGIPIKARKTNLDHSPTVSLKTEPEGEEMVRGSELLQEDYISRLPFKKEGYCAGFLDVPQNPYSWSKPKPYLSSLPALDWQLPSCSGPYSLQIEVQPKSHHRAHYETEGSRGAVKAPSGGHPVVQLYGYMESEPLTLQLFIGTADDRLLRPHAFYQVHRITGKTVSTASHEALQSSTKVLEIPLLPENNMRAIIDCAGILKLRNSDIELRKGETDIGRKNTRVRMVFRVHISQPNGRTISLQASSNPIECSQRSAQELPLVEKQSLESYPATGGKKILLSGHNFLPDSKVVFVEKAQDGHHLWETEAKVEKDSFKSTGLVVEIPPYRNQRISSPVQVNFYVCNGKRKRSQYQRFTYLPPNVPVIKTEPTDDYESLGAQGLSVHSKSFYYGQPRLAPVEPAGGADSSLVRGYPPCPARHVSLCGVPASSPESSPTLHDLSPVTYPVCLSASPTHAHAGPLASAAHEAPAFLAQPSSPDRSPLVGLLHSQGGSPHHLGGPRAYQPVYPNGSPSSSSPGSNPSTPGESPFVQAPPYSPARSQARSSPRSLLPEDASPTSLAVTVKQEPQELDQMYLDDVQGSGVPAIFSHFPPMCQSTQQIRRGDCSLSARLWEMRGHRI, from the exons ATGCAGGATACCAGCTGTTTTAGCAGCCCCAAGTTCAATTTCGGACGAGTCCTCCCAAACGCACTGGGAAAGGAAAGAGGATTGCAGTTTCTCACCACCCTTGCTGCCGTGATGAAGTCTGCAGAAGAAG agGCTTTTAGCTACACTCCGAACGTCAGCCTGTCCCTCCCGTTGGGCATGGGAAACCCCTGTCTGGCCTCCCAGTATCACAACATGCAGTCCAGCCCTGTCAtctccatgtcctcctgccACCAGACAGGCTACGGCCTCCATGAGGACAACAGTCACCACAACCCGACCCAGGGCTACTACGTTCCCCACGGCATGAGGCCCAACGGGGCCCCGGCCCTGGAGAGCCCCCGCATCGAGATAACCACCTACCACCACCAGTACCccaaggaggaggtggaggagagcgGCAGCCTGGACCACACGGTCCACCACAAGCGCGGGGTCAACTCCATCGTGACCCTGACGCTGCCGAACGCCGACGGCTACCGCGACCCCAGCTGCCTGAGCCCGGCTAGCAGCGCATCCTCCCGCAGCTGCAACTCAGACGCGTCGTCCTACGAGTCAGGCTTCTACAACTACGACAACTCGCCCCAGAACTCACCATGGCAGTCGCCCTGCGTCTCCCCAAAAGGCTCGTCCTCACTCCTCTCGTGCCCGCACGCACCCCTCGggcctccctccacctccccccgCCAGTCGCCTTCCACCTCCCCCCAGATCGGGTCCCAGGCTGAGGAGGGATGGGCGGGGCAAGGGCAGCATGGAAGTTCCAGGCCCAACTCCCCGGCTTGTGGCGGGGGAGGCGGCGGCGGCAGCAGCGGCGCTGGGAAAAGGAAGTACAGCTTCAACGGCGCTCCCTACAGGCAGCCCTCATACACGCCCAACCAgtcccccaccccctctcctcGAGGTTCGCCCAGGGTAAGCGTCACCGACGAAAACTGGCAGACCAACACCAACCAGTACACGAACTCCGCCATTGTGGCGGCCATCAACGCTCTCACCACGGATGGAGTGGTAGATATGGGCGAGGGCATCCCTATCAAGGCCCGCAAAACCAACCTAGACCACAGCCCCACCGTGAGCCTGAAGACGGAGCCCGAAGGGGAGGAAATGGTCCGTGGGAGCGAACTCCTCCAGGAGGACTACATCTCCCGCCTGCCTTTTAAGAAGGAGGGTTACTGCGCAGGCTTCCTGGATGTCCCACAGAACCCCTACTCCTGGTCCAAGCCCAAACCTTACCTCAG CTCTCTGCCCGCCCTGGACTGGCAGTTGCCCTCCTGCTCCGGCCCGTACAGTCTTCAAATCGAGGTCCAGCCCAAATCCCACCACCGGGCCCACTACGAAACGGAAGGGAGCCGAGGGGCGGTCAAAGCGCCGTCCGGAGGTCACCCCGTCGTACAG CTCTATGGCTACATGGAGAGTGAGCCGCTCACCCTGCAGCTGTTCATCGGGACCGCAGACGACCGCCTCCTGCGTCCACACGCCTTCTACCAGGTTCACCGGATTACAGGCAAGACGGTCTCCACTGCCAGCCATGAGGCCCTCCAGTCCAGCACCAAGGTTCTGGAGATCCCACTGCTGCCTGAGAACAACATGAGAGCAAT CATCGACTGCGCAGGGATTCTGAAGCTGCGCAACTCCGACATCGAGCTGCGTAAGGGAGAGACGGACATCGGGCGCAAGAACACCCGCGTGAGGATGGTGTTCCGCGTGCATATCAGCCAGCCCAATGGCAGGACCATCTCCCTTCAGGCCTCCTCCAATCCAATTGAATGCT CCCAGCGTTCAGCCCAGGAGCTGCCCCTGGTAGAGAAGCAGAGTCTGGAAAGCTACCCTGCCACTGGCGGGAAGAAAATCCTTCTGAGCGGACATAACTTCCTGCCGGACTCCAAGGTGGTGTTTGTAGAGAAGGCCCAAG ATGGACACCATTTATGGGAGACAGAAGCCAAAGTCGAGAAAGACTCCTTCAAGTCT ACCGGGTTGGTTGTGGAGATTCCCCCATACCGGAACCAGAGAATATCCAGCCCGGTGCAGGTCAACTTCTACGTCTGCAATGGCAAGAGGAAGAGGAGCCAGTACCAGCGCTTCACCTACCTACCCCCAAACG TCCCGGTAATAAAGACAGAGCCGACTGATGACTATGAGTCTCTGGGGGCTCAGGGCTTGTCTGTTCACTCCAAGTCTTTCTACTACGGACAGCCTCGGCTCGCTCCCGTCGAACCAGCGGGGGGCGCCGACAGCTCCCTGGTCAGAGGTTACCCTCCTTGCCCAGCCCGCCACGTCAGCCTCTGCGGCGTGCCCGCCTCGTCCCCCGAATCCAGCCCCACGCTGCACGACCTGTCCCCTGTGACCTACCCCGTGTGCCTGTCCGCCAGCCCCACACACGCCCACGCGGGGCCCCTCGCATCCGCCGCCCACGAGGCGCCCGCGTTTCTGGCCCAGCCGTCCTCGCCGGACCGCTCCCCCCTGGTCGGTCTGCTCCACTCCCAGGGCGGCAGCCCCCATCACCTGGGCGGGCCCCGCGCCTACCAGCCGGTCTACCCGAACGGGagcccctcttcctcctcgccCGGATCCAACCCGTCCACGCCAGGGGAGAGCCCGTTTGTTCAGGCGCCCCCCTACAGCCCAGCCCGGAGCCAAGCCAGAAGCAGCCCTCGGAGCCTTCTCCCGGAGGACGCCAGCCCCACGTCCTTGGCCGTCACTGTCAAGCAGGAGCCCCAGGAGTTGGACCAAATGTACCTGGACGACG
- the LOC105028214 gene encoding nuclear factor of activated T-cells, cytoplasmic 1 isoform X2: MSSLRDEPEFDFNFLFEYSQGGERDHRPEREAFSYTPNVSLSLPLGMGNPCLASQYHNMQSSPVISMSSCHQTGYGLHEDNSHHNPTQGYYVPHGMRPNGAPALESPRIEITTYHHQYPKEEVEESGSLDHTVHHKRGVNSIVTLTLPNADGYRDPSCLSPASSASSRSCNSDASSYESGFYNYDNSPQNSPWQSPCVSPKGSSSLLSCPHAPLGPPSTSPRQSPSTSPQIGSQAEEGWAGQGQHGSSRPNSPACGGGGGGGSSGAGKRKYSFNGAPYRQPSYTPNQSPTPSPRGSPRVSVTDENWQTNTNQYTNSAIVAAINALTTDGVVDMGEGIPIKARKTNLDHSPTVSLKTEPEGEEMVRGSELLQEDYISRLPFKKEGYCAGFLDVPQNPYSWSKPKPYLSSLPALDWQLPSCSGPYSLQIEVQPKSHHRAHYETEGSRGAVKAPSGGHPVVQLYGYMESEPLTLQLFIGTADDRLLRPHAFYQVHRITGKTVSTASHEALQSSTKVLEIPLLPENNMRAIIDCAGILKLRNSDIELRKGETDIGRKNTRVRMVFRVHISQPNGRTISLQASSNPIECSQRSAQELPLVEKQSLESYPATGGKKILLSGHNFLPDSKVVFVEKAQDGHHLWETEAKVEKDSFKSTGLVVEIPPYRNQRISSPVQVNFYVCNGKRKRSQYQRFTYLPPNVPVIKTEPTDDYESLGAQGLSVHSKSFYYGQPRLAPVEPAGGADSSLVRGYPPCPARHVSLCGVPASSPESSPTLHDLSPVTYPVCLSASPTHAHAGPLASAAHEAPAFLAQPSSPDRSPLVGLLHSQGGSPHHLGGPRAYQPVYPNGSPSSSSPGSNPSTPGESPFVQAPPYSPARSQARSSPRSLLPEDASPTSLAVTVKQEPQELDQMYLDDVQGSGVPAIFSHFPPMCQSTQQIRRGDCSLSARLWEMRGHRI; the protein is encoded by the exons ATGAGCTCCCTTCGTGATGAACCAGAGTTTGACTTCAACTTTCTGTTTGAGTACAGCCAAGGGGGAGAGCGTGACCACAGGCCTGAAAGAG agGCTTTTAGCTACACTCCGAACGTCAGCCTGTCCCTCCCGTTGGGCATGGGAAACCCCTGTCTGGCCTCCCAGTATCACAACATGCAGTCCAGCCCTGTCAtctccatgtcctcctgccACCAGACAGGCTACGGCCTCCATGAGGACAACAGTCACCACAACCCGACCCAGGGCTACTACGTTCCCCACGGCATGAGGCCCAACGGGGCCCCGGCCCTGGAGAGCCCCCGCATCGAGATAACCACCTACCACCACCAGTACCccaaggaggaggtggaggagagcgGCAGCCTGGACCACACGGTCCACCACAAGCGCGGGGTCAACTCCATCGTGACCCTGACGCTGCCGAACGCCGACGGCTACCGCGACCCCAGCTGCCTGAGCCCGGCTAGCAGCGCATCCTCCCGCAGCTGCAACTCAGACGCGTCGTCCTACGAGTCAGGCTTCTACAACTACGACAACTCGCCCCAGAACTCACCATGGCAGTCGCCCTGCGTCTCCCCAAAAGGCTCGTCCTCACTCCTCTCGTGCCCGCACGCACCCCTCGggcctccctccacctccccccgCCAGTCGCCTTCCACCTCCCCCCAGATCGGGTCCCAGGCTGAGGAGGGATGGGCGGGGCAAGGGCAGCATGGAAGTTCCAGGCCCAACTCCCCGGCTTGTGGCGGGGGAGGCGGCGGCGGCAGCAGCGGCGCTGGGAAAAGGAAGTACAGCTTCAACGGCGCTCCCTACAGGCAGCCCTCATACACGCCCAACCAgtcccccaccccctctcctcGAGGTTCGCCCAGGGTAAGCGTCACCGACGAAAACTGGCAGACCAACACCAACCAGTACACGAACTCCGCCATTGTGGCGGCCATCAACGCTCTCACCACGGATGGAGTGGTAGATATGGGCGAGGGCATCCCTATCAAGGCCCGCAAAACCAACCTAGACCACAGCCCCACCGTGAGCCTGAAGACGGAGCCCGAAGGGGAGGAAATGGTCCGTGGGAGCGAACTCCTCCAGGAGGACTACATCTCCCGCCTGCCTTTTAAGAAGGAGGGTTACTGCGCAGGCTTCCTGGATGTCCCACAGAACCCCTACTCCTGGTCCAAGCCCAAACCTTACCTCAG CTCTCTGCCCGCCCTGGACTGGCAGTTGCCCTCCTGCTCCGGCCCGTACAGTCTTCAAATCGAGGTCCAGCCCAAATCCCACCACCGGGCCCACTACGAAACGGAAGGGAGCCGAGGGGCGGTCAAAGCGCCGTCCGGAGGTCACCCCGTCGTACAG CTCTATGGCTACATGGAGAGTGAGCCGCTCACCCTGCAGCTGTTCATCGGGACCGCAGACGACCGCCTCCTGCGTCCACACGCCTTCTACCAGGTTCACCGGATTACAGGCAAGACGGTCTCCACTGCCAGCCATGAGGCCCTCCAGTCCAGCACCAAGGTTCTGGAGATCCCACTGCTGCCTGAGAACAACATGAGAGCAAT CATCGACTGCGCAGGGATTCTGAAGCTGCGCAACTCCGACATCGAGCTGCGTAAGGGAGAGACGGACATCGGGCGCAAGAACACCCGCGTGAGGATGGTGTTCCGCGTGCATATCAGCCAGCCCAATGGCAGGACCATCTCCCTTCAGGCCTCCTCCAATCCAATTGAATGCT CCCAGCGTTCAGCCCAGGAGCTGCCCCTGGTAGAGAAGCAGAGTCTGGAAAGCTACCCTGCCACTGGCGGGAAGAAAATCCTTCTGAGCGGACATAACTTCCTGCCGGACTCCAAGGTGGTGTTTGTAGAGAAGGCCCAAG ATGGACACCATTTATGGGAGACAGAAGCCAAAGTCGAGAAAGACTCCTTCAAGTCT ACCGGGTTGGTTGTGGAGATTCCCCCATACCGGAACCAGAGAATATCCAGCCCGGTGCAGGTCAACTTCTACGTCTGCAATGGCAAGAGGAAGAGGAGCCAGTACCAGCGCTTCACCTACCTACCCCCAAACG TCCCGGTAATAAAGACAGAGCCGACTGATGACTATGAGTCTCTGGGGGCTCAGGGCTTGTCTGTTCACTCCAAGTCTTTCTACTACGGACAGCCTCGGCTCGCTCCCGTCGAACCAGCGGGGGGCGCCGACAGCTCCCTGGTCAGAGGTTACCCTCCTTGCCCAGCCCGCCACGTCAGCCTCTGCGGCGTGCCCGCCTCGTCCCCCGAATCCAGCCCCACGCTGCACGACCTGTCCCCTGTGACCTACCCCGTGTGCCTGTCCGCCAGCCCCACACACGCCCACGCGGGGCCCCTCGCATCCGCCGCCCACGAGGCGCCCGCGTTTCTGGCCCAGCCGTCCTCGCCGGACCGCTCCCCCCTGGTCGGTCTGCTCCACTCCCAGGGCGGCAGCCCCCATCACCTGGGCGGGCCCCGCGCCTACCAGCCGGTCTACCCGAACGGGagcccctcttcctcctcgccCGGATCCAACCCGTCCACGCCAGGGGAGAGCCCGTTTGTTCAGGCGCCCCCCTACAGCCCAGCCCGGAGCCAAGCCAGAAGCAGCCCTCGGAGCCTTCTCCCGGAGGACGCCAGCCCCACGTCCTTGGCCGTCACTGTCAAGCAGGAGCCCCAGGAGTTGGACCAAATGTACCTGGACGACG
- the LOC105028214 gene encoding nuclear factor of activated T-cells, cytoplasmic 1 isoform X3 produces the protein MQDTSCFSSPKFNFGRVLPNALGKERGLQFLTTLAAVMKSAEEEAFSYTPNVSLSLPLGMGNPCLASQYHNMQSSPVISMSSCHQTGYGLHEDNSHHNPTQGYYVPHGMRPNGAPALESPRIEITTYHHQYPKEEVEESGSLDHTVHHKRGVNSIVTLTLPNADGYRDPSCLSPASSASSRSCNSDASSYESGFYNYDNSPQNSPWQSPCVSPKGSSSLLSCPHAPLGPPSTSPRQSPSTSPQIGSQAEEGWAGQGQHGSSRPNSPACGGGGGGGSSGAGKRKYSFNGAPYRQPSYTPNQSPTPSPRGSPRVSVTDENWQTNTNQYTNSAIVAAINALTTDGVVDMGEGIPIKARKTNLDHSPTVSLKTEPEGEEMVRGSELLQEDYISRLPFKKEGYCAGFLDVPQNPYSWSKPKPYLSSLPALDWQLPSCSGPYSLQIEVQPKSHHRAHYETEGSRGAVKAPSGGHPVVQLYGYMESEPLTLQLFIGTADDRLLRPHAFYQVHRITGKTVSTASHEALQSSTKVLEIPLLPENNMRAIIDCAGILKLRNSDIELRKGETDIGRKNTRVRMVFRVHISQPNGRTISLQASSNPIECSQRSAQELPLVEKQSLESYPATGGKKILLSGHNFLPDSKVVFVEKAQDGHHLWETEAKVEKDSFKSTGLVVEIPPYRNQRISSPVQVNFYVCNGKRKRSQYQRFTYLPPNVPVIKTEPTDDYESLGAQGLSVHSKSFYYGQPRLAPVEPAGGADSSLVRGYPPCPARHVSLCGVPASSPESSPTLHDLSPVTYPVCLSASPTHAHAGPLASAAHEAPAFLAQPSSPDRSPLVGLLHSQGGSPHHLGGPRAYQPVYPNGSPSSSSPGSNPSTPGESPFVQAPPYSPARSQARSSPRSLLPEDASPTSLAVTVKQEPQELDQMYLDDVNEIIRNDLSSISVHLSA, from the exons ATGCAGGATACCAGCTGTTTTAGCAGCCCCAAGTTCAATTTCGGACGAGTCCTCCCAAACGCACTGGGAAAGGAAAGAGGATTGCAGTTTCTCACCACCCTTGCTGCCGTGATGAAGTCTGCAGAAGAAG agGCTTTTAGCTACACTCCGAACGTCAGCCTGTCCCTCCCGTTGGGCATGGGAAACCCCTGTCTGGCCTCCCAGTATCACAACATGCAGTCCAGCCCTGTCAtctccatgtcctcctgccACCAGACAGGCTACGGCCTCCATGAGGACAACAGTCACCACAACCCGACCCAGGGCTACTACGTTCCCCACGGCATGAGGCCCAACGGGGCCCCGGCCCTGGAGAGCCCCCGCATCGAGATAACCACCTACCACCACCAGTACCccaaggaggaggtggaggagagcgGCAGCCTGGACCACACGGTCCACCACAAGCGCGGGGTCAACTCCATCGTGACCCTGACGCTGCCGAACGCCGACGGCTACCGCGACCCCAGCTGCCTGAGCCCGGCTAGCAGCGCATCCTCCCGCAGCTGCAACTCAGACGCGTCGTCCTACGAGTCAGGCTTCTACAACTACGACAACTCGCCCCAGAACTCACCATGGCAGTCGCCCTGCGTCTCCCCAAAAGGCTCGTCCTCACTCCTCTCGTGCCCGCACGCACCCCTCGggcctccctccacctccccccgCCAGTCGCCTTCCACCTCCCCCCAGATCGGGTCCCAGGCTGAGGAGGGATGGGCGGGGCAAGGGCAGCATGGAAGTTCCAGGCCCAACTCCCCGGCTTGTGGCGGGGGAGGCGGCGGCGGCAGCAGCGGCGCTGGGAAAAGGAAGTACAGCTTCAACGGCGCTCCCTACAGGCAGCCCTCATACACGCCCAACCAgtcccccaccccctctcctcGAGGTTCGCCCAGGGTAAGCGTCACCGACGAAAACTGGCAGACCAACACCAACCAGTACACGAACTCCGCCATTGTGGCGGCCATCAACGCTCTCACCACGGATGGAGTGGTAGATATGGGCGAGGGCATCCCTATCAAGGCCCGCAAAACCAACCTAGACCACAGCCCCACCGTGAGCCTGAAGACGGAGCCCGAAGGGGAGGAAATGGTCCGTGGGAGCGAACTCCTCCAGGAGGACTACATCTCCCGCCTGCCTTTTAAGAAGGAGGGTTACTGCGCAGGCTTCCTGGATGTCCCACAGAACCCCTACTCCTGGTCCAAGCCCAAACCTTACCTCAG CTCTCTGCCCGCCCTGGACTGGCAGTTGCCCTCCTGCTCCGGCCCGTACAGTCTTCAAATCGAGGTCCAGCCCAAATCCCACCACCGGGCCCACTACGAAACGGAAGGGAGCCGAGGGGCGGTCAAAGCGCCGTCCGGAGGTCACCCCGTCGTACAG CTCTATGGCTACATGGAGAGTGAGCCGCTCACCCTGCAGCTGTTCATCGGGACCGCAGACGACCGCCTCCTGCGTCCACACGCCTTCTACCAGGTTCACCGGATTACAGGCAAGACGGTCTCCACTGCCAGCCATGAGGCCCTCCAGTCCAGCACCAAGGTTCTGGAGATCCCACTGCTGCCTGAGAACAACATGAGAGCAAT CATCGACTGCGCAGGGATTCTGAAGCTGCGCAACTCCGACATCGAGCTGCGTAAGGGAGAGACGGACATCGGGCGCAAGAACACCCGCGTGAGGATGGTGTTCCGCGTGCATATCAGCCAGCCCAATGGCAGGACCATCTCCCTTCAGGCCTCCTCCAATCCAATTGAATGCT CCCAGCGTTCAGCCCAGGAGCTGCCCCTGGTAGAGAAGCAGAGTCTGGAAAGCTACCCTGCCACTGGCGGGAAGAAAATCCTTCTGAGCGGACATAACTTCCTGCCGGACTCCAAGGTGGTGTTTGTAGAGAAGGCCCAAG ATGGACACCATTTATGGGAGACAGAAGCCAAAGTCGAGAAAGACTCCTTCAAGTCT ACCGGGTTGGTTGTGGAGATTCCCCCATACCGGAACCAGAGAATATCCAGCCCGGTGCAGGTCAACTTCTACGTCTGCAATGGCAAGAGGAAGAGGAGCCAGTACCAGCGCTTCACCTACCTACCCCCAAACG TCCCGGTAATAAAGACAGAGCCGACTGATGACTATGAGTCTCTGGGGGCTCAGGGCTTGTCTGTTCACTCCAAGTCTTTCTACTACGGACAGCCTCGGCTCGCTCCCGTCGAACCAGCGGGGGGCGCCGACAGCTCCCTGGTCAGAGGTTACCCTCCTTGCCCAGCCCGCCACGTCAGCCTCTGCGGCGTGCCCGCCTCGTCCCCCGAATCCAGCCCCACGCTGCACGACCTGTCCCCTGTGACCTACCCCGTGTGCCTGTCCGCCAGCCCCACACACGCCCACGCGGGGCCCCTCGCATCCGCCGCCCACGAGGCGCCCGCGTTTCTGGCCCAGCCGTCCTCGCCGGACCGCTCCCCCCTGGTCGGTCTGCTCCACTCCCAGGGCGGCAGCCCCCATCACCTGGGCGGGCCCCGCGCCTACCAGCCGGTCTACCCGAACGGGagcccctcttcctcctcgccCGGATCCAACCCGTCCACGCCAGGGGAGAGCCCGTTTGTTCAGGCGCCCCCCTACAGCCCAGCCCGGAGCCAAGCCAGAAGCAGCCCTCGGAGCCTTCTCCCGGAGGACGCCAGCCCCACGTCCTTGGCCGTCACTGTCAAGCAGGAGCCCCAGGAGTTGGACCAAATGTACCTGGACGACG